A single Dehalococcoidia bacterium DNA region contains:
- a CDS encoding alpha/beta hydrolase — MTTTFDYTKDIARAAAEIGLRLPEIVEPHDKSVTVNGLRLHYLDWGNEGKPPMLLLHGGSQTAHSWDFFALAVRTSFHVVALDQRGHGDSQWAPDGDYSLDAHQRDIHSFVQTMGLDKFVIVGLSMGGRNTLVYTGNHPERVRAAVIVDVGPETRREGRRQIREFVTSTDELDSVEAFAQRVLERNPRRKLPQLVGSLQWNLKQLPSGKWTWKYDKLLRTPGFRPARGTVEDLWACARNIACPTLIVRGGDSLVLDREGAEHLQQAIQGSQLVEVANAGHTVPGDNPLGFETAVKPFLEGLP, encoded by the coding sequence ATGACCACGACGTTTGACTACACAAAAGACATCGCCCGCGCCGCCGCGGAGATTGGCCTTCGTCTGCCTGAGATCGTTGAGCCTCACGACAAGTCCGTGACCGTCAACGGCCTCCGACTGCACTACCTGGACTGGGGCAACGAGGGCAAGCCACCGATGCTCCTGCTCCACGGCGGCTCTCAGACCGCCCATAGCTGGGACTTCTTCGCGCTCGCCGTCCGCACAAGCTTTCACGTCGTAGCGCTGGACCAGCGCGGCCACGGCGACAGCCAGTGGGCGCCGGACGGCGACTACAGCCTGGATGCCCATCAGCGGGACATCCACTCCTTTGTCCAGACGATGGGTCTGGACAAATTTGTCATCGTTGGCCTCAGCATGGGCGGGCGGAACACTCTGGTGTACACAGGGAACCATCCGGAGAGGGTGCGCGCGGCGGTCATCGTGGACGTGGGGCCGGAGACGCGGCGCGAGGGCCGGCGGCAGATCCGCGAGTTCGTGACGTCAACCGACGAACTGGACTCCGTTGAGGCGTTCGCCCAGCGGGTCTTGGAGCGAAATCCCCGCAGGAAACTGCCGCAGCTTGTCGGAAGCCTCCAGTGGAACCTGAAGCAGCTTCCCAGCGGCAAGTGGACGTGGAAGTACGACAAACTCCTGCGGACGCCGGGTTTCCGGCCCGCACGCGGCACGGTGGAGGACCTGTGGGCATGCGCGAGAAACATCGCCTGCCCCACGCTCATCGTGCGCGGCGGCGACAGCCTCGTTCTCGACAGAGAGGGCGCGGAGCACCTGCAACAGGCGATACAGGGCAGCCAACTCGTGGAGG